The Plasmodium yoelii strain 17X genome assembly, chromosome: 8 genome includes a region encoding these proteins:
- a CDS encoding adenylate kinase-like protein 2, putative produces the protein METLLDSETLKKYEEETNEYINKKNVEKLFDIIAKNVLINKPDNVYLYIYNNIYSFLLNKIFIIGPPSLKITSTISSSIANSFDYYHLDVSHLVSSYISSKENDTQDKQSNQILINDDIICSAVKTHINNLDAKKKRGYVIQDFPKTNLQANSCLQYLPSHVFVLIADEEYIYKKYEEENNVKIILDTNNQIYDEQSNLFEIKEISTHPLEEKVKEYLRCIPGVLEVIGNNKNVINLRDFDEINVVDQVMNMVAKNKDEWNSLFSDDISDKDQK, from the exons ATGGAAACACTATTAGATAGTGAAACTCTGAAAAAATACGAAGAAGAAACGaatgaatatattaacaaaaaaaatgttgaaaaacTGTTTGACATTATtgcaaaaaatgttttaattaataaaccGGATAATgtatacttatatatatacaacaatatatattcatttctcctaaataaaatatttataattggCCCACCATCATTAAAAATTACATCAACAATATCTTCCTCTATTGCTAATTCGTTCGATTATTACCACCTGGATGTGTCACATTTAGTTAGCTCATACATTTCTAGTAAAGAAAACGATACCCAAGATAAACAATCGAATCAAATATTaa TAAATGATGATATAATATGCTCTGCTGTTAAAACACATATAAACAATTTAGacgcaaaaaaaaaaagaggtTATGTTATTCAAGATTTTCCAAAAACAAATTTACAAGCAAATAGCTGTCTTCAATATTTGCCTTCTCATGTTTTTGTACTAATTGCTGATgaggaatatatatataaaaaatacgaagaagaaaataacgtaaaaataatattagataCCAATAATCAAATTTATGATGAACAAtcaaatttatttgaaataaaagaaataagtACACATCCTTTGGAAGAAAAAGTAAAAGAATATTTAAG ATGTATTCCAGGAGTATTAGAAGTTattggaaataataaaaatgtaataaatttAAGAGATTTTGACGAAATAAATGTCGTTGATCAAGTTATG AATATGGTGgctaaaaataaagatgaatGGAACTCACTATTTTCGGATGATATTTCGGATAAAGATCAAAAATGA
- a CDS encoding protein MAM3, putative, translating into MQLWIIIICIIICGVLSALFSGLSLGIMMLDTLQLNLLILVSEKDKKELNNAKNARKILPLRNNTNQILVTFITANVMVNSAFSLLLSEVTDGFTAFIVSTLIITIFGEIIPQSVCSKHGLAIGGFFAPLIYFLKFSLYIFAKPISLVLDHFVGKNVLNTYNKKQLKALVDMHKSAADILHEDEAKIVGSALEMSQYKVKHIMTDIDYVFGIDYNSFINYTTIKKILKSGFSRIPVLNRNQSECVVGLIHIKDLINIWFGINKILFDNSYSFQYKKKSDKSIYINYRKKNRHSIFRVIKSSSNLKNKSILHTNKEYQKCENDISMQNDSDNAHVKINIDNNFIGEKCDNSNELKNIYMNNVKDTEKHEKYENKKNSITQNEILNPSKLLEKKRKNNKKMYKNPYSEKSNKNMAFVEFLTDQMVDKENKNANISETDEIVFADIKKKIRMYNNINKKPIHTNYLENIKNAKNAKNSKNHQKNHKDKNDKPNEHCDENENSNKVNLNDTSKNMNADVNDFKKQYISRNATIKENLNKEKNIEHIFLDIKNYIRITKNKDIEIPVKYILKHIGRYIYGIDYDESVLSLLSFFKNANNHFVVVRKVIYSEESDPKYSHIGITTLEDVIEILLQEEISDEFDFIKLKKDIDIPNNFIWKNSYESVNSINTRGISNWDKNKINPKNNIIIDQTQQISTSGNIIMETNDVEHSDIESENDNGELDKYSQKIKQENLKDSTIILINDKKIKNKINPIYYKKDIITFLKDSIYFKYIDTELMDKYIHETKIYTLNKNEYLLKDNTFLNYAIIIIKGKVKNVKSNICTNGDKCFIGLEALGPCNIIELFNSIIEKRINVIKNYQEKKKKKKNNKNKMSMILKKKKLYENQNSNEEETESNYIHSPSKDLSNSYVQKNINILFKKWYTQHVYFNKIAYVTDTDCEYILLSKNEYMDMIIESYENNKVDEMIENS; encoded by the exons ATGCAACTATggataattataatttgtataataatatgcgGGGTTTTAAGCGCTTTGTTTTCGG GGCTATCATTGGGGATAATGATGCTTGACACGCTCCAGTTAAACTTGCTAATTTTAGTATCcgaaaaagataaaaaagaattaaaCAATGCAAAAAATGCAAGAAAAATACTACCTTTAAGGAATAACACAAATCAAATTTTAGTAACATTTATAACTGCAAATGTTATGGTCAATTCAGCTTTTAGTTTATTATTAAGTGAAGTAACAGATGGCTTTACAGCCTTTATTGTATCAACattaattattacaatttttgGTGAAATCATTCCACAATCTGTATGTTCAAAACATGGGCTAGCCATTGGAGGCTTTTTTGCTCctcttatttattttcttaaaTTTTCTCTCTACATTTTTGCTAAGCCCATAAGTCTTGTACTGGACCATTTTGTCG GCAAAAATGTTCTTAACACATATAACAAAAAACAACTAAAAGCACTGGTGGATATGCACAAAAGTGCAGCAGATATTTTACATGAAGATGAAGCTAAGATAGTAGGGAGTGCCCTTGAAATGTCTCAATATAAAGTTAAACATATAATGACAGATATTGATTATGTGTTTGGTATAGATTATAAtagttttataaattatacaactattaaaaaaatattgaaaagtGGGTTCTCTAGAATTCCAGTTTTAAATAGGAATCAATCAGAATGTGTTGTAGGgctaatacatataaaagatttgattaatatatggtttggtattaataaaatattgtttgaTAATAGTTATTCGtttcaatataaaaaaaaatctgaTAAATCGATctatataaattatagaaaaaaaaatagacatAGTATATTTCGTGTAATTAAAAGTTCttcaaatttaaaaaacaaatcaATATTGCAtacaaataaagaatatcaaaaatgtgaaaatgaTATATCTATGCAAAATGATTCTGATAATGCTCatgttaaaataaatatagacaATAATTTTATTGGGGAAAAATGTGACAATtcaaatgaattaaaaaatatatatatgaacaatGTAAAGGATACAGAAAAACATGAAAAGTatgaaaataagaaaaattcAATTACACAAAATGAAATTTTAAACCCTTCtaaattattagaaaaaaaaagaaaaaataataaaaaaatgtataaaaaccCATATTCagaaaaaagtaataaaaatatggcaTTTGTTGAATTTTTAACTGACCAAATGGTAGacaaagaaaataaaaatgctaACATTTCAGAAACTGATGAAATTGTATTTgctgatattaaaaaaaaaataagaatgtataacaatattaataaaaagcCAATTCATACGaattatttagaaaatataaaaaatgcgaaaaatgcaaaaaacTCAAAAAATCAccaaaaaaatcataaagataaaaatgacaaACCAAATGAACATtgtgatgaaaatgaaaattcaaataaagtAAATCTCAATGATACATCCAAAAATATGAATGCCGATGTAAAcgattttaaaaaacaatacATTTCAAGAAACGCTACAATAAAAGAAAacttaaataaagaaaaaaacatagaacatatatttttagatataaaaaattatataagaataacaaaaaataaagatatagaAATACccgttaaatatatattaaaacatataggtagatatatatatggaataGATTATGATGAAAGTGTATTATCACTTTTaagtttttttaaaaatgcaAATAACCATTTTGTTGTTGTAAGAAAAGTTATATATTCTGAAGAATCAGATCCGAAATATTCACATATCGGTATTACAACTTTAGAAGATGTTAttgaaattttattacaaGAAGAAATATCTGATGAAtttgattttataaaattaaaaaaagatatagaTATAcctaataattttatttggaAAAATTCATATGAATCTGTTAATTCTATCAATACTCGTGGTATATCAAATTgggataaaaataaaattaatccgaaaaataatatcatcATTGATCAAACACAACAAATATCAACATcaggaaatattataatggaAACAAATGATGTAGAACATTCTGATATAGAATCAGAAAATGATAATGGTGAACTAGATAAATAttctcaaaaaataaaacaagaaAATCTTAAAGATTCaactataatattaattaatgataaaaaaattaaaaacaaaataaatccaatttattataaaaaagatataataacCTTTTTAAAAgatagtatatattttaaatatatagacACAGAATTAAtggataaatatattcatgaaacaaaaatatatactttaaataaaaatgaatatctattaaaagataatacatttttaaactatgcaattataataataaaaggaaaagtaaaaaatgttaaatcaAATATTTGTACAAATGGAGATAAATGTTTTATTGGATTAGAAGCTTTAGGTCCTTGTAATATTATTGAACTTTTTAATagtattattgaaaaaagaattaatgttataaaaaattatcaagaaaaaaaaaaaaaaaaaaaaaataataaaaataaaatgtctatgattttaaaaaaaaaaaagttatatgAAAATCAAAATTCCAATGAAGAAGAAACAGAAagtaattatatacatagcCCTAGTAAGGACTTATCAAATTCATatgttcaaaaaaatataaatattttatttaaaaagtgGTATACTCAGCatgtatattttaataaaattgctTATGTCACAG ATACGGACTGTGAATATATACTTCtttcaaaaaatgaatatatggATATGATCATAG agtcttatgaaaataataaagttgACGAGATGATTGAAAATAGCTAA